Sequence from the Hydrogenothermus marinus genome:
TAGGGCAGTATTTGGTTCTATAGAAAGATTTATAGGTGTATTAATAGAACATTATGCAGGCCAATTTCCTTTATGGCTTTCTCCTGTACAAGCAAAAGTAATCCCAATTGCAGATGCTCATGTAGAATATGCTAAACAGGTAGAAGAAAAACTAAAAAATGCAGGTTTAAGAGTTGAGATAGATGATAGAAATGAAAGAATGAATAAAAAAATAAGAGATGCAGAGCTACAAAAAATACCTTATATGCTTGTAGTTGGAGATAAAGAATGGCAAACAGGTACAGTATCAGTAAGAACTAAGAAAAAAGGTAATATTGGTGTATTTACTATTGATGAATTTATAGAAAAGGCTAAAAAATTAATAGATAAAAAAGCTACTGAATATACTTTTGAAGATTAAAATGAGATTTGTATATATTGTTCTTAGCTTTGCTTTAGTATATGGATTTGTTTTTGCATTTCCAATGCATAATTTTGAAACTAAAAATAATAGTCAAGCTCAAGTTATAGAAGGATGTATAGGAGATTGTTCTTCTTGTCATTCTCTTCTTCCTTATGAAGCAAAGCAGATTTTAGGTAAAAAATTTGATGTAAAAAAGATTATATCTATATCTGTAGAAAGAGGATATTTTAAGATAATTTATGAGAACTCAAAAGGTAAAAAAGAGAAGATAAATCTACTTTTTAGCAAGGATAAGGCATGTAAAGACCTTATCCTTTTAGATCATTAAGTTTGAACTCCAAGCTCTTTCCATAAAGAAAAATCTTCTTTTCCTGTTAATAATTTTCTGCCAAGTCTTCTTGCCATTTCTTCATCTTTTCCAGGTTCTCTACCTGCTCTTGTTAAATATCCACCTGCCATTAAGCAGTTTGCAACTTCCATAGCTATATCATGATAGTCTTTTAAATTTTGCTCTCTACCACCACAAAGTCTTATCTCTGCTTTAGGATTAAATATTCTAAATAAGGCTACAATTTTTAAACATTTTGCAGGTGTTAGATTATTTGTGTTTTCAAAAGGTGTCCCGGGAATAGGTATTAGAAAATTTAAAGGTATTGAATGAACATTTAAATTTCTATAAGTATCTGCTAAATCTACAATATCTTCATCAGATTCTCCCATACCAAAAATTCCACCGCAACAAGTAGAAAGCCCAACTTCTTGGATAGCTTTTATAGTTTCAAATCTATCTTTCCAAGTATGAGTACTTACAATATTTGAAAAATATTTTTCAGATGTTTCAAGATTATGGTTAATTCTATTTACTCCAGCTTCTTTTAAAAGCTTTAAATCTTCTTTGTCAACAGTTCCAATAGAACAGCAAACTTTCACAGGATATTTTTCTTTTATATCTTTAACTGCCTCTGCTATTTTTTCAACTTCCTCTTTTGTTGCTCTTTTTCCTGATACAACGATGCAATATCTATTTGCATTTATAGAAACTGCTTTTTCTGCTCCTTCAAGCATTTCCTCTTTTGAAACAAGTCCATAAGCATTTATAGGTGTAGGATATTTTGAAGATTGAGCACAAAAAGAACAATCTTCAGAGCAACCACCATTTTTTGCATTAATTAAAGAACAAAACTCAACTTCATTCTTAAAAAAATACTCTCTAATCTTAGATGCTTCTTCAACTAAATCCATTACTTGCTCATCAGGAATGTTTAATATTTTCAAACCTTCTTCTTTGCTTATTTTTTCTCCATTTATCACTCTTTCAGCCAAATTTTTTATTAAATCCATATTAAACCTCGTTAACCTTTTTTATATTTATAGTTTACCATATATTAAAAATATAATTTTGTATAAAATCAATACTGGATAGAGTTTAACCTCAAAAGTATATAATTTTGAATTATAATAATATTTAAAATATATCTGTAGAGAGGCAAAAATGAGGAAAATATCTATTTTAATTTTATTTATTGGCTTTTTAATTACAGGATGTGCAAATGTGCAAAATGCTTTAAATCCTACACCAGCAAAATTTGTTCCTAAAACAGAAAAATTCGGAAACTATACCTTTGCAGTTCCAGCCAATTTTAAATTAAAAGATGAAGCAACTTTAATGTACAAAAGTGGATCTAATATTAGAGCATATCTTGTTTATTCTGGAACAGGTACCATTGGAAAAATAGTAAAGTTTTTTGATGAAAATTTATCTAAGTATGGATGGACAAAATCTTCTGAATTGATAGGTTCTTCAGCTATATTAGTTTACAAAAAAGGAAATCAGTTATTACTTATAAAAGTGGAAAAGATGATAACAGCCACTTATATAAAAATGATGTTGACTTGCTCTTAATGTCATATAAATTATGATATAATTTTCAACCTTTGCGAGCGTGGCGGAATTGGCAGACGCGCGGGACTTAGGATCCCGTGGCCGCAAGGCCGTGAGGGTTCAACTCCCTCCGCTCGCATTTATTCTTCAAGGTTTTTATTATCTATAAGTGGAAGTTTTTCTGCTGGGATAGGTTCTCTAATATAATATCCTTGAGAATAATCTATACCTATTTCTTCAATTTTTCTTTGAATATTTTCATCACTTACAAACTCTGCTATAGTTTTTATTCCAAGCTCTTTTGTAAAATGAACTATTGCTTTTACTAATGTTAAAGATTTATCATCAGTTAATATATTTTTAATTAAAGAACCATCTATTTTTAGATAATCTACTCCAATATTTAAAATATAAACAAAGTTAGAATATCCAGTTCCAAAATCATCAATAGATATTTTCACATTATATTCTTTTATATCCTTTATGAAATCTGCCACAAGATTATAGCTTTCAATCTCTTCGCTTTCTGTTATTTCTAAAACAACACTATTAGAACTTTTTATATTGTACTCTTTAATTTTATTTTTTATAAATTTATAAATTTCAGAATCTAAAAGATCCAATGTAGAAATATTTAAAGATATCTCTTCTTCTCTATTTTCAAAAACTTTCAAGCTTTTTTCTATCATTATTTTTGTAATTTGAGGATATAATTTTGCTCTTTTTGCAATATCTAAGAAATAATAAGGGGATACAACTTTGCCATCTTCATCTATTAATCTAACTAATGCTTCATACTTTTCTATTTTTTTAGTTTTATTATTATAAATAGGTTGAAAATATGGAACTATTCTATCATTAGCTATAGCATTTTTAATTTTACTAATCCATTTTAATGTATTTACATACTCTTGTTTTGCACTTTTTGATTCATCATAAAATAGATATTTAAAATTAGTTTCTTTTACTTTTTTTACAGCAGCTTCAGTATCTAAAATAGCTTTTTCTATAACTTCATAATTTCCATTGATTAATGCTATGCCTGCCCTTAAAAGAATATTTATATCAAATCCTTCATAATTGAAAGCTCTATTTTCTATATTAAATATAATACTTAATACAAAATCTTTTATCTCATTTTTATCTTTCTTTGAAAAGAAAACAAATGTAAACTCATCTGAAGGAAATTTGTATAATTTTATATATTCTTTTTCAAAGCCTTTTAATATTTTTGACATTTCTTTTAATATATAATTTCCAGCTTCAAAACCATAAATATCATTCAGCTCTCTAAAATCATCAATATTGAATATAACTATAGCATATGGTTGTTTCTTTCTTATATCTTCAATAAGTTTTGTTCTATTTGGTAAAGATGTTAAATTATCGAAATATAACATTCTTCTTAATTTTTCTTGTGCTTCTATTAAATCTGTTATATCTACTCTTACTGCTACAAACTCTTCTATATTACCTTTTTCATCAAGGATTGGAACTATTGACATTTTCATTACTAAAGTTCTTCCATCTTTTGTTTTTATTTTTAATATTCCTTTCCAAACTTTTTTAGATAAAATTGTTTTCCACATATCTTCAAATTTTTCTTTTGGTTCATCTGGATGCCTAAAAATATTATGTGGTTTGCCTAATACCTCTTCTAATTTATATCCTGTTATTTCTAAAAATGCTTTATTTGCATAAGTAATATTTCCCTTTATATCACTTTTTGATACAAGAGTTGCACTATCAAGAGCTATCTGATACCCTTTGAGAAAACTAATATATTTTTTAATTTCATCTTGCATGATATTAAAAGTTTCAGCTATCTTCTTAAATTCATCTTCT
This genomic interval carries:
- the bioB gene encoding biotin synthase BioB, which encodes MDLIKNLAERVINGEKISKEEGLKILNIPDEQVMDLVEEASKIREYFFKNEVEFCSLINAKNGGCSEDCSFCAQSSKYPTPINAYGLVSKEEMLEGAEKAVSINANRYCIVVSGKRATKEEVEKIAEAVKDIKEKYPVKVCCSIGTVDKEDLKLLKEAGVNRINHNLETSEKYFSNIVSTHTWKDRFETIKAIQEVGLSTCCGGIFGMGESDEDIVDLADTYRNLNVHSIPLNFLIPIPGTPFENTNNLTPAKCLKIVALFRIFNPKAEIRLCGGREQNLKDYHDIAMEVANCLMAGGYLTRAGREPGKDEEMARRLGRKLLTGKEDFSLWKELGVQT
- a CDS encoding EAL domain-containing protein; its protein translation is MDRLIKPAESFFRKLKFKHKILVMFLIGGLIPYLIFSYPIYKNFYEELTIIQKEKKALKVSSKIFDLLKLFQEHRGLMYRYLKGEKSLKKDILIKEKNIDKLFSDLENYKHIINITFLKREWLKIKSIKNTKQNFLAHTKLIKTIINLLENLAINYDLYVHRGKNIVEDNILVALFDTIPNINETIREISVYLTEFLSEKNINPEDKRIIQNLISVLKFNLQKLDLSFKYYFKQDKNNTLKNEYKSIKKDIENYINYVQNIINQKEYEEPEKFFEDSRKIISKIDSFRKNLLQKINVSIQERENELYTEIYLLIFGLIALLLIVSYLSTGFYYSIEKPLVKIERAIQRLRNQDYTEYLTINTEDEFKKIAETFNIMQDEIKKYISFLKGYQIALDSATLVSKSDIKGNITYANKAFLEITGYKLEEVLGKPHNIFRHPDEPKEKFEDMWKTILSKKVWKGILKIKTKDGRTLVMKMSIVPILDEKGNIEEFVAVRVDITDLIEAQEKLRRMLYFDNLTSLPNRTKLIEDIRKKQPYAIVIFNIDDFRELNDIYGFEAGNYILKEMSKILKGFEKEYIKLYKFPSDEFTFVFFSKKDKNEIKDFVLSIIFNIENRAFNYEGFDINILLRAGIALINGNYEVIEKAILDTEAAVKKVKETNFKYLFYDESKSAKQEYVNTLKWISKIKNAIANDRIVPYFQPIYNNKTKKIEKYEALVRLIDEDGKVVSPYYFLDIAKRAKLYPQITKIMIEKSLKVFENREEEISLNISTLDLLDSEIYKFIKNKIKEYNIKSSNSVVLEITESEEIESYNLVADFIKDIKEYNVKISIDDFGTGYSNFVYILNIGVDYLKIDGSLIKNILTDDKSLTLVKAIVHFTKELGIKTIAEFVSDENIQRKIEEIGIDYSQGYYIREPIPAEKLPLIDNKNLEE